The following coding sequences are from one Chaetodon trifascialis isolate fChaTrf1 chromosome 24, fChaTrf1.hap1, whole genome shotgun sequence window:
- the LOC139352041 gene encoding thymosin beta-12 has product MSDKPDISEVTSFDKSKLKKTETQEKNPLPTKETIEQEKAVTS; this is encoded by the exons ATGAGCGACAAGCCCGACATTTCAGAGGTGACCAGCTTCGACAAGTCCAagctgaagaagacagagaCGCAGGAGAAGAATCCCCTGCCCACAAAAGAAA CCATCGAACAGGAGAAGGCGGTCACGTCGTGA